A region from the Pelobates fuscus isolate aPelFus1 chromosome 1, aPelFus1.pri, whole genome shotgun sequence genome encodes:
- the LOC134585597 gene encoding uncharacterized protein LOC134585597, translated as MDPGKLQSILNWPLPTGLKAIQRFIGFSNCYRRFVNGFSSIIAPITNMTKKGANTKIWSMEALAAFETLKETFASAPILVHPDTSLPFLLEVDASETALRQGCTVAKTRVG; from the coding sequence atggatcctggtaaacttcAGTCTATTTTAAACTGGCCTTTGCCCACTGGACTCAAAGCCATAcaaaggtttatcggattctccaactGTTATAGGCGCTTCGTTAATGGGTTTTCTTCCATAATAGCACCCATTACTAACATGACAAAGAAGGGTGCCAATACCAAAATTTGGTCTATGGAGGCTTTGGCTGCCTTCGAGACTCTCAAGGAGACTTTTGCTTCTGCCCcgattttggttcaccctgacacttctctaccTTTTTTGCTAGAAGTTGATGCATCTgagacagccctgagacagggctGTACTGTCGCAAAGACAAGGGTTGGATAA